gtttacaattAATTAACGTCTTATCTAAACATCTTGAAACTAATATGAGATTCCATCTCATCATCATTAGAAATTCTATGATCATGGGAGACTACCCAAAGTTATGTTTCATTAGCTTGGGATCAAAATTTGCAGTCAATCTACTTTAAATTTACTACACATTTAGCCCTTTTAGAAACAAATTTCATGATTTCTTCCATGATTGGTAATTCTTCCTGAGTTTCTATATTTCTTTCTGCAGACAAATGTCTATGCCTTGAACCATTTTTgctcattttcttcattcttacTATTCAAGTTTCTGTCATTGAAACCCGAAGATTACAACGTCCCAGTTACCATTTACTTATTTCAACTCCAGGTGATGATAGATGGTAATTAACTATGGACCAAACTTGCATTTGTTCGTGCAGGTGCCAGGGCTTCTGAAGATCAGGTATATTGGACAAACAACACTTGGAAGTGCTGCCATATTTGGCCTTTTCTTAGGGGCAGGGAGTTTGATACATTGTGGAAAGTCATACTGAATCTCACAAGTTCCTGAATTTGGATGAGATaatattgtttgcttttagtttcctTGCTTTTCAACATGAAGTTATTGCAGACGGTCATTTGTTTAGTTAAAAGGTTCCGTTTGTTTTAGTTTAAGGAACAAAATGGTCAATTGATGATGCCTTCAGCCCTACTTGGATGTGAAGTTTTCAAGTTTTGTTTGCCTCATGATTTgtcaatttaataaaatattgttgtcgaccaacatttttttaaataaaaaagtttataaaagctctttgaattaataattaagCTGTCTTTACTTTTAAACGAAATTAATATATAGATTAGTTAAAACAATTTAGAGTagtgaattttaattaaaactcCAAaccaataattgaattaagaGTTAATTTAGAGTTCACTTAATTACACTTAAAATCATATCAAAATCACctcaatattaatattcttctCCAAAGAATCTCatcaaatcaatcaaaatattagtaagaaaaaataaaggactaattatttttaaataaataagaaaaaaaaaattatgtattaaTTATCTCAAAAGAAGGTTAGTTTTATAACCTAAAGCGCGGAAATGAAGCCGGGAAAGAGATTCTGCCGAGTGTGGCTGGAAAAGAATAGGTATAATAAAAACGAACGACTCCactggggatcgaacccagaatctctggtttcgtagaccagcgccttatccattgggccatGGAGTCGCTTTTGAGATATTGTgcttaaatattaattacaacTTTATTGTGTTATGCAACTTGGAATTCCAGATTAAAGAGTTTGTAATAGGATTTGTGAACTTTCTGAATACATAGGCATTCTCATCAGAATGCCTGAAGGAGTGAAAGTAGACATCAAATATTACAATAACACAAcagttctttctttctttacacAGTAGACGAAATCAAATGCATGAGAACGGATCACGGTCTCGACCGAAATCAAATCCGAGAAGGAATGAGTGGAATGTTGTTCTGTAAATATGCAGAAGCTGCTGCTACCCCACTTCCAAGCTTCACTGGATATCCCACATCCTTCAGAATCATCTCCACACCAGCAAGACAACCCAACAGTTGCAGCTGAAAACAACACGACCGAGCGACCGACGTATTAGCACATAGTATATATCAAACAGTATACACATAGGAGAGCATTAAAGAGGAAGTTCACCTCATTGAGGTTGCCAAGGTGCCCAATTCTGAAAACTTTGCCAGCAACTTTGTTCAGCCCCAAACCTAAACTCAAATTGTATCTCTTCCAAGCCCTTCTAACAATCTCTGAACTGTCAATGTATGGAGGCACAAGCACAGCAGTCACTGTGTCACTGAACCATTCCTCCTTCTGTGTGCAGTTCTTCAGGCCCCATGCCTCCACAGCAAGCCTATATGCATTTGGGACCAACTTTTAGAAActgaaaatttcaaacatacGATCTTATAAACGAAACATATGCAGAAATCGACCTTGTGGCTTGGCCCAAACGTCGATGTCTGGCAATCACATTTTCAAGGCCTTCCTCAAATATGAGATCCAAAGCTGCTCTAAGGCCATATAAGAGCTGGATGGAAGGAGTGTAAGGCCAGTAGGTTCCTAAGTTATAGAACTTGAGGTAGTCCTTCCAGTCAAAGAAAACTCTGAGTGATTTTGCTGTTTTAGACGCCTCGAGCGCTCGTGGGCTGGCGCATACAATGCCCATCCCAGTTGGAAGAGAAAGAGCTTTTTGTGACCCAGTTAAGGCCACATCTACTCCCCAGTCATCCATACGAAAATCAAGAGCACATATTGAAGACACTCCGTCTACCAGAAATAGCGCTGGATGCCTATATTCATCTGAGAATTTGATATCATATCAATGTTAAGACTCTTGATGAGCTAAAATTTCAACTCCAAATACATTGAGAtatcaaaagaaatatgatCCTATGAGATGCTTACCCAATATTCTTCTTACTAGAGACAAATCGTTAGTCACACCAGTAGCTGTCTCATTATGAACAATGCAAACCGCCTTTATAGTATGTTCAGTATCAGCTGCAAGTTTTGAGGCCAAAACATCAAGCTTTGCACCTTCACCCCAATCACTTTCAATCACATCGACCTTGAAATTTAGGCGCTGCTGCTGATCGATCCAGAGCAAACTGAATTGACCAATGAGGAACGACACGATCCGATCTCCGGGAGACAATGTGTTTGTGAGTGCACTCTCCCATGCACCAGTACCTAATCCAAAGTAATGGCGTTATTCGGTTTAAAACAAAGTCGTTTCGTTGGGAGGATCTTGAAAAAGATGCACCAGACTATCAGTAACACTCACCATAAGCTTTTATTGAGCTTCAAAATGGTACATCAATGACACTAATAATGAATTTGACATATCACAGCCATGAAAACATACTAATATGCTTGAAAGTTTTATTCAATGAGCTCGACCAACTCATCAACACTACAGTACCTGTAGTAGGGAACAAAAATGGAGTGCCTGATGTGGTCTTGAATATCTTTTTAACATCCTCGAGAAGAGTCTTCGTCAGTGCTGGGACGGCTGGAGAACGATAGTCCTCGTTGTTTCTGTTCATTGCCCGGAGGACTTGTTCAGGGATATTAACCGGCCCCGGCACGAAAAGATGGTTCTTTCCAGGTCCATAAACGTAGTCCATCTTTCCCTTTTAGAACTTGCTGGTCTCAACAAGCCTCAgctgcaaaagaaagaagacaaTGTTTTCTATAAATTCTGAAGCCCTATGTGTTTTTACATACTTTTTATCCATTATCAATCAAAATCATTAGCCTCTTGGCAATCAGCATCAGCTAAAACACAGCTAAAacagtgaaagaaagagtttTCTCATATAAAGATCACAATTTCTGTATCAAAATTTGCTCATCTAACAAGTTTTAGCATCGAAAAAAGCAGAGGAGTGGTCATATTTGAATCAATTTCTGTATGGTTTCTCATGGAGTCTGAAATAAATCCTAATAATTTGAGAGAAAACAATACCCAATTGATAACTTTAAACTTCTTTTCCAAAGATGCTTAAGAACTGTGTTTATAAAGCTTTGAATACAGAGCCATAAAACTATTGTACACAAATCAAAAGTCCTTAAtcttcaaacaaaaaacaacgTATCAACCATGAAGAGGGAAAAGTTATTGAACACAGGCAGtgttttttcaagttttcccACATCGCTAAATTCAAAAGGGAAGATAGTCCACCCAAATCCAATTCAAGAGGGCATATATAAGTTACTGTACTGAAGCTTTAAGAACCATGAATCTACAATTTGCATGCAGTTTAAGAGCAAAATACACAATAAAACATATAGGAAAAGAGAAGGGGTTTCCAAGTTGAGATTACCAGAAATGAAGTGGGAGGGAGGATCTTGGAGAGTAACAAGGCTTGAAACCATGAAAATGGATGTGGGGGAAACGAGTTGATGTTTATAGGAGTGAGCGCGGGAGAGCCAACCATAATGGAAGGGCCCCATTTCGCTCGCACTCGGCAGATAAGAGCTCATGGCCCTCATTTTGCGGCTACGCTTCAAGATGtgcaaatcattttttttttcacttatttTTTACTCATTTTGGTTTTTGTACTTTAAAAGTTTGTTCATTTTagttgggtttttttttttttaaatgaccATTTTGATCTTTGTTTACGAATTCAAAACTATGTTGAGCAGTTTTGATTGTGTAGAGAAAGGGCATGCAATTTAGAAGAACCAAGAAGTAAGAGGAACCTTGAAGAGTAAATTCAAAagtttgcatttttctttttaaatctgTTGTTATTACGCCATGCAGTTTGGGAGAGTAAGAAGTTTGAGGCAGACAAAGCAACATATAGAGATAAAGTGATAACGGGTTGTCGACCACAGCTTCATCCAACAACTCAGTCCACACAGTTAGGATTTCATGTCTTTGTTGTTTACtccaaatttcatttataatcaaaaaATTTATCCTTTTCTCATTgggaggatttttttttttttttattaattttttttaataagatttattttcttattcatcgaaacaaaaaggaaataatggGTTGTTCTCAGAAACAACTCTCATAAAACATTTAGAAAGTACACCAAAGTTCACTATTTGTTTAAggaatttttccttttaagagtaagttttaaaacaacttttgaaataataagGGTGAAAAAACCTTTCTcgagtagacacgttttaaaacatttctctagtagacacgttttaaaatcatgaaactAACGGCAGTACGTAACATTactaaaacgaacaatatctactgaaAATAAACTTAGACTAATACATAAAAACCAATCTATATTTTGACAATCATAGAATTGTagcttaaaaaaatagtttctaAAAAAGGTTGGGAAGAACAAACTACAAAGAACTCGTTAGATTCAAGCTATGATTTGATTCATTTATGTTTCCTCGTCACAAAGAGTAACCACCTGCTAATTGTAATTCGATTTGGCTGCTATGCCTTTTTGCAACCGATATGATCCAACCAGAGGGAATCCGGCAGGGACAAAACAAAAGGCATCTCATTTGCATGCTTTTCCATTTACCAAATGGCAATATTTGTTGAACATGTCAATGTTTCTAAACAAGAGATTTAAAGGGAGGGAATCCAATGGTTACTTTGGGGGGACATTTGAAGAGTCTCATTGAACTACATTTCTTATGGACAAATGAGGAAACAAATTGCACTACTGTagccaaaatgaaaaaaaaaatttgataaattttccGAAATAACTGATAATGTACAATTCTGGGTGAACATAGTATGTATAGGAACTACCCTCGTGAACTTGTGCGCCAAACGAGCTAGAAGTAGATCTCTTTCTTCTGAATTTTTGCTATATACGAAGAAATTACTCGAACTCAACTCGCAAAGATGCATCTAGCCTTGATATAATGTAGAACCTTTTCAACTTTACTCGGCAATCAATGGGGTCAGCATCAAAAATcccatttttatgtttttttttttttttggcagaTTAACG
The Cucurbita pepo subsp. pepo cultivar mu-cu-16 chromosome LG16, ASM280686v2, whole genome shotgun sequence genome window above contains:
- the LOC111776927 gene encoding serine--glyoxylate aminotransferase-like — protein: MDYVYGPGKNHLFVPGPVNIPEQVLRAMNRNNEDYRSPAVPALTKTLLEDVKKIFKTTSGTPFLFPTTGTGAWESALTNTLSPGDRIVSFLIGQFSLLWIDQQQRLNFKVDVIESDWGEGAKLDVLASKLAADTEHTIKAVCIVHNETATGVTNDLSLVRRILDEYRHPALFLVDGVSSICALDFRMDDWGVDVALTGSQKALSLPTGMGIVCASPRALEASKTAKSLRVFFDWKDYLKFYNLGTYWPYTPSIQLLYGLRAALDLIFEEGLENVIARHRRLGQATRLAVEAWGLKNCTQKEEWFSDTVTAVLVPPYIDSSEIVRRAWKRYNLSLGLGLNKVAGKVFRIGHLGNLNELQLLGCLAGVEMILKDVGYPVKLGSGVAAASAYLQNNIPLIPSRI
- the LOC111776736 gene encoding reactive oxygen species modulator 1 encodes the protein MARDSCLARVTAGVAVGGAVGGAVGAVYGTYEAIRFKVPGLLKIRYIGQTTLGSAAIFGLFLGAGSLIHCGKSY